A single window of Sphaerodactylus townsendi isolate TG3544 linkage group LG05, MPM_Stown_v2.3, whole genome shotgun sequence DNA harbors:
- the LOC125433614 gene encoding cytochrome P450 4B1-like isoform X1, with protein MSGIPYHLLLLCLGFSFAYVLMKVIQLYYKKQAHLKALESFPGPPPHWLYGNIPQITSHREELNIMLNWAEKYPYAYPRWFGGFLCFLIVNHPDYAKAIFGRGDPKARINYESLTPWIGKGLLILNGPKWHQHRRLLTPAFHYDILKPYVAKIADSTKVMLDKWEKLIAQNPTKSLEMFEHISLMTLDSIMKCAFSYKSNCQTERELNYYVKAVSDLTYLAFKRITSGSFRSDLLYLCTSSGRRFKEACMLAHLHTEKVIEERKKSLQNERELEKIQQKRHLDFLDILLCAKDENGVGLSDEDLRAEVDTFMFEGHDTTASGISWLLYSMAQQPEHQERCREEIKDILEDREDIQWDDLSKMTYITMCIKESLRLYPPVPGVSRQMSKPITFFDGRTLPKDSMVAISIHSIHRNPTVWKDPEIFDPTRFSAENSSRRHPHAFIPFAAGSRNCIGQQFAMNEMKIALALILLHFEIFPDPANPPFPVPQLVLKSETGIHLFLKKLK; from the exons ATGTCAGGTATTCCTTACCATCTCTTGCTCCTGTGTCTTGGGTTCTCTTTTGCTTATGTGCTGATGAAAGTCATCCAATTGTATTACAAGAAACAAGCACATCTTAAGGCTCTGGAGAGTTTCCCAGGTCCTCCACCCCACTGGCTGTATGGTAACATCCCCCag ATCACCAGCCACAGAGAAGAATTAAACATTATGTTGAATTGGGCTGAGAAATACCCCTATGCTTATCCACGATGGTTTGGGGGATTTTTATGTTTCTTAATCGTCAATCATCCTGACTATGCCAAAGCAATCTTTGGCAGAGGAG ATCCCAAGGCTAGAATTAACTATGAGAGTTTAACTCCTTGGATTG GGAAAGGTTTGCTTATCCTAAATGGACCCAAATGGCACCAGCACAGGCGGTTGCTGACACCTGCCTTCCACTATGATATTCTGAAGCCTTATGTGGCAAAGATTGCAGACTCAACCAAGGTGATGCTG GATAAATGGGAAAAGCTGATCGCTCAGAATCCCACAAAATCTCTGGAGATGTTTGAGCATATTAGTTTAATGACTCTGGACAGCATAATGAAATGTGCATTCAGTTACAAGAGCAACTGCCAGACTGAAAG agagCTCAATTATTATGTTAAAGCTGTATCAGATCTGACTTACTTAGCATTTAAGAGAATCACTTCAGGATCATTTCGAAGTGATCTGCTCTATCTATGTACTTCATCTGGGCGTCGCTTTAAGGAAGCTTGTATGCTGGCACATCTTCATACAG AAAAAGTAATTGAAGAGCGGAAAAAATCTCTCCAGAATGAAAGAGAGCTTGAAAAGATCCAGCAGAAGCGACACTTGGATTTTTTGGACATTCTTCTTTGTGCCAAG GATGAAAATGGAGTTGGTTTGTCTGATGAAGACCTCCGTGCTGAGGTGGACACGTTCATGTTTGAGGGCCATGATACTACAGCTAGTGGGATCTCCTGGCTCTTATATTCCATGGCTCAGCAACCTGAACATCAAGAGAGATGCAGGGAAGAAATCAAGGACATTCTGGAGGATCGTGAAGACATTCAATG GGATGATCTTAGTAAGATGACATACATTACCATGTGCATTAAGGAAAGTCTACGCCTGTATCCTCCAGTTCCAGGAGTGTCCCGACAGATGAGCAAACCTATCACTTTTTTTGATGGACGCACTTTGCCTAAAG ACTCTATGGTTGCAATCAGCATTCACAGTATTCATAGAAATCCAACTGTATGGAAAGATCCGGAG ATTTTTGATCCTACAAGGTTTTCAGCAGAAAACTCATCACGAAGGCATCCTCATGCATTCATTCCATTTGCAGCTGGATCAAG GAATTGCATTGGGCAGCAGTTTGCTATGAATGAGATGAAAATAGCTCTTGCTCTGATCCTGCTTCACTTTGAAATCTTTCCTGACCCAGCAAATCCACCCTTTCCTGTCCCTCAGCTTGTCCTCAAATCTGAAACTGGGATACACCTATTCTTAAAGAAACTCAAATAA
- the LOC125433614 gene encoding cytochrome P450 4B1-like isoform X2, translating to MLNWAEKYPYAYPRWFGGFLCFLIVNHPDYAKAIFGRGDPKARINYESLTPWIGKGLLILNGPKWHQHRRLLTPAFHYDILKPYVAKIADSTKVMLDKWEKLIAQNPTKSLEMFEHISLMTLDSIMKCAFSYKSNCQTERELNYYVKAVSDLTYLAFKRITSGSFRSDLLYLCTSSGRRFKEACMLAHLHTEKVIEERKKSLQNERELEKIQQKRHLDFLDILLCAKDENGVGLSDEDLRAEVDTFMFEGHDTTASGISWLLYSMAQQPEHQERCREEIKDILEDREDIQWDDLSKMTYITMCIKESLRLYPPVPGVSRQMSKPITFFDGRTLPKDSMVAISIHSIHRNPTVWKDPEIFDPTRFSAENSSRRHPHAFIPFAAGSRNCIGQQFAMNEMKIALALILLHFEIFPDPANPPFPVPQLVLKSETGIHLFLKKLK from the exons ATGTTGAATTGGGCTGAGAAATACCCCTATGCTTATCCACGATGGTTTGGGGGATTTTTATGTTTCTTAATCGTCAATCATCCTGACTATGCCAAAGCAATCTTTGGCAGAGGAG ATCCCAAGGCTAGAATTAACTATGAGAGTTTAACTCCTTGGATTG GGAAAGGTTTGCTTATCCTAAATGGACCCAAATGGCACCAGCACAGGCGGTTGCTGACACCTGCCTTCCACTATGATATTCTGAAGCCTTATGTGGCAAAGATTGCAGACTCAACCAAGGTGATGCTG GATAAATGGGAAAAGCTGATCGCTCAGAATCCCACAAAATCTCTGGAGATGTTTGAGCATATTAGTTTAATGACTCTGGACAGCATAATGAAATGTGCATTCAGTTACAAGAGCAACTGCCAGACTGAAAG agagCTCAATTATTATGTTAAAGCTGTATCAGATCTGACTTACTTAGCATTTAAGAGAATCACTTCAGGATCATTTCGAAGTGATCTGCTCTATCTATGTACTTCATCTGGGCGTCGCTTTAAGGAAGCTTGTATGCTGGCACATCTTCATACAG AAAAAGTAATTGAAGAGCGGAAAAAATCTCTCCAGAATGAAAGAGAGCTTGAAAAGATCCAGCAGAAGCGACACTTGGATTTTTTGGACATTCTTCTTTGTGCCAAG GATGAAAATGGAGTTGGTTTGTCTGATGAAGACCTCCGTGCTGAGGTGGACACGTTCATGTTTGAGGGCCATGATACTACAGCTAGTGGGATCTCCTGGCTCTTATATTCCATGGCTCAGCAACCTGAACATCAAGAGAGATGCAGGGAAGAAATCAAGGACATTCTGGAGGATCGTGAAGACATTCAATG GGATGATCTTAGTAAGATGACATACATTACCATGTGCATTAAGGAAAGTCTACGCCTGTATCCTCCAGTTCCAGGAGTGTCCCGACAGATGAGCAAACCTATCACTTTTTTTGATGGACGCACTTTGCCTAAAG ACTCTATGGTTGCAATCAGCATTCACAGTATTCATAGAAATCCAACTGTATGGAAAGATCCGGAG ATTTTTGATCCTACAAGGTTTTCAGCAGAAAACTCATCACGAAGGCATCCTCATGCATTCATTCCATTTGCAGCTGGATCAAG GAATTGCATTGGGCAGCAGTTTGCTATGAATGAGATGAAAATAGCTCTTGCTCTGATCCTGCTTCACTTTGAAATCTTTCCTGACCCAGCAAATCCACCCTTTCCTGTCCCTCAGCTTGTCCTCAAATCTGAAACTGGGATACACCTATTCTTAAAGAAACTCAAATAA
- the LOC125433614 gene encoding cytochrome P450 4A11-like isoform X3, which yields MLDKWEKLIAQNPTKSLEMFEHISLMTLDSIMKCAFSYKSNCQTERELNYYVKAVSDLTYLAFKRITSGSFRSDLLYLCTSSGRRFKEACMLAHLHTEKVIEERKKSLQNERELEKIQQKRHLDFLDILLCAKDENGVGLSDEDLRAEVDTFMFEGHDTTASGISWLLYSMAQQPEHQERCREEIKDILEDREDIQWDDLSKMTYITMCIKESLRLYPPVPGVSRQMSKPITFFDGRTLPKDSMVAISIHSIHRNPTVWKDPEIFDPTRFSAENSSRRHPHAFIPFAAGSRNCIGQQFAMNEMKIALALILLHFEIFPDPANPPFPVPQLVLKSETGIHLFLKKLK from the exons ATGCTG GATAAATGGGAAAAGCTGATCGCTCAGAATCCCACAAAATCTCTGGAGATGTTTGAGCATATTAGTTTAATGACTCTGGACAGCATAATGAAATGTGCATTCAGTTACAAGAGCAACTGCCAGACTGAAAG agagCTCAATTATTATGTTAAAGCTGTATCAGATCTGACTTACTTAGCATTTAAGAGAATCACTTCAGGATCATTTCGAAGTGATCTGCTCTATCTATGTACTTCATCTGGGCGTCGCTTTAAGGAAGCTTGTATGCTGGCACATCTTCATACAG AAAAAGTAATTGAAGAGCGGAAAAAATCTCTCCAGAATGAAAGAGAGCTTGAAAAGATCCAGCAGAAGCGACACTTGGATTTTTTGGACATTCTTCTTTGTGCCAAG GATGAAAATGGAGTTGGTTTGTCTGATGAAGACCTCCGTGCTGAGGTGGACACGTTCATGTTTGAGGGCCATGATACTACAGCTAGTGGGATCTCCTGGCTCTTATATTCCATGGCTCAGCAACCTGAACATCAAGAGAGATGCAGGGAAGAAATCAAGGACATTCTGGAGGATCGTGAAGACATTCAATG GGATGATCTTAGTAAGATGACATACATTACCATGTGCATTAAGGAAAGTCTACGCCTGTATCCTCCAGTTCCAGGAGTGTCCCGACAGATGAGCAAACCTATCACTTTTTTTGATGGACGCACTTTGCCTAAAG ACTCTATGGTTGCAATCAGCATTCACAGTATTCATAGAAATCCAACTGTATGGAAAGATCCGGAG ATTTTTGATCCTACAAGGTTTTCAGCAGAAAACTCATCACGAAGGCATCCTCATGCATTCATTCCATTTGCAGCTGGATCAAG GAATTGCATTGGGCAGCAGTTTGCTATGAATGAGATGAAAATAGCTCTTGCTCTGATCCTGCTTCACTTTGAAATCTTTCCTGACCCAGCAAATCCACCCTTTCCTGTCCCTCAGCTTGTCCTCAAATCTGAAACTGGGATACACCTATTCTTAAAGAAACTCAAATAA